In the genome of Caldalkalibacillus uzonensis, the window CTTTAATCCACCGCTTGGCCATCACAGCATAATCTTTATCCTTAGTTTTCTGATACAAGATTTCAGCTGACAGAATCATTAAGGGCAAGGCCACACCCATAGTGGCAAAAATAATATGAAAGGCCATTGTCGTTCCAAATAATGCACGGGTGAGCAAGATTTCGTCCATCACATTTCCACCTCAGGCCAATTAGATTTAACATGCTTCCTTATTTTGTTAGATTTCCCATCTTTCTATACACAGACTTGAAACTGACAGACATTTACTAATAAAATAAATAATATGTGTACTTATCTGATCTTAGGAGGGGAGTTACCTTGATCGACCTGCGCAGTGATACGGTCACTAAACCAACTGAAGCCATGCGCAAAGCGATGCTTGAAGCTGAAGTGGGGGATGATGTCTATCGTGAGGACCCTACCGTTAATCGTTTAGAGGAGCTGGCCGCAGAAATCCTGGGCAAAGAGGCGGCTTTGTTTGTCACCAGTGGTACCCAGGGCAATCAGATTGCTGTTTTGACATATACCCGTCCCGGGGACGAGGTGATTTTAGAGGCTGAATCCCATATCTTTTATTATGAAGCCGGGGCAGTCAGTGCTTTGGCGGGGGTACAAACACGAACCTTAAGTGGACCCAAAGGACAAATGCCCATCGAAGCGATTCGCGAAGCTATTCGCGGCAATGATATTCACCTTCCCCGGACAGCTATGATTGGACTGGAAAATACCCATAACAGAGCTGGAGGAGCGGTGCTGCCCCTGCACTATATGAAACAAGTTTATCAATTAGCCCAGGCACACCAAATACCCGTTCATTTGGACGGGGCCCGCTTATGGAATGCTGCTGTTGCCCTTGGTGTGGATGTTAAAGCCATTACTCAGTATACCGACACCGTCCAAGTCTGTCTGTCCAAAGGGTTAAGTGCGCCGGTGGGATCTATTCTTGCTGGACCAAAACCTTGGATTGAAGAAGCACGTAAATGGCGCAAACGTTTGGGCGGAGGCATGCGCCAAGCCGGTGTGATCGCCGCTCCGGGAATTATCGCCCTGACTGACATGATGAACCGGTTGGCAGATGATCACCGCCGCGCCAAAGCATTAGCCACTGGTCTTGCCCAGATTAAGGGGTTAAACGTGGACCCGGACAGTGTAGAAACCAATATCGTCATGGTTGATGTCTCCCCTTGGGGTGTA includes:
- a CDS encoding GntG family PLP-dependent aldolase, which encodes MRKAMLEAEVGDDVYREDPTVNRLEELAAEILGKEAALFVTSGTQGNQIAVLTYTRPGDEVILEAESHIFYYEAGAVSALAGVQTRTLSGPKGQMPIEAIREAIRGNDIHLPRTAMIGLENTHNRAGGAVLPLHYMKQVYQLAQAHQIPVHLDGARLWNAAVALGVDVKAITQYTDTVQVCLSKGLSAPVGSILAGPKPWIEEARKWRKRLGGGMRQAGVIAAPGIIALTDMMNRLADDHRRAKALATGLAQIKGLNVDPDSVETNIVMVDVSPWGVSAQHVLALLKERHHIFGNAFGPFLIRLMTHRHISDQDIEKTVDAFLQISRNVK